CCGGAACTCTCGCCTGGTCGTCATCCCGGCGTCCTTGACCGTGCTCCTGTAGACGGTGCCCACCGTGGTCGGGCCGTCCGTCACCTTGGCCATCTCCTGCACCCTGGGGCTGAACCTGGGATCGTTCTCACCGTCGGCGAGGAAAGCGAAGACCTCCTCAACGGGGCGGCCGATCTCGACCGTTGCCTCGAACTGACCGGCCATGGCTCCTCCACTGATCGCTCGAGCCCGGGCGGCAGCCTGCCGTCATCGTCCCGGACGGGCCGGGAGACTCCGGCAGGCTCGCGACTGGCGGCCCGCGCCAGGCTGGTGTCCTGCCATTCTGGTTTCACGGACGGCGGCAGCGCCACCCGAGACGTATCCGGAGTGAGCGGCGCAACAGCTTCAGGTTGTCGGCCGCGACGGATTTGCCTGCGTCGGCGGCTTGTTCGAACCAGGCTTCCGCTTCCCTGGGGCGGCGAAGGCTGACGCTGCCGGCCTGCGAACTCACGGCTCGGACCGTCGCGCCAGATGGGCGAGGAGTACCGGGACATGGCTGTTCTCGATGTCCTTGACCGAAGTGAGAACGGTCACGGCCTGCGTGGCGGACAGGTCGAGTATCCGGTCGACGGCCGGGGCGTGGGCGGAGTCGGCGAGCTCTCGCGTGTACCGCCGGGCGAACTCGTCGTAATGGCTGCGGTCTTCGTGGTACCAGTGCCGCA
This portion of the Streptomyces sp. NBC_01750 genome encodes:
- a CDS encoding DUF488 domain-containing protein, which produces MVSGPFHVRRVYDPARPDDGCRVLVDRLWPRGVSKERAAVDEWLKEIAPSTELRHWYHEDRSHYDEFARRYTRELADSAHAPAVDRILDLSATQAVTVLTSVKDIENSHVPVLLAHLARRSEP